From Diaminobutyricibacter sp. McL0608, one genomic window encodes:
- a CDS encoding phosphoketolase family protein: MNDTDASAALWARRARTELSPETLDQLDAWWRAANYLSVGQIYLLDNPLLRAPLTRDHVKPRLLGHWGTTPGLNFVYAHLNRVIRDRALNTIYIAGPGHGGPGMVANAYLDGTYSEIYNRIDHTEDGLRRLFRQFSFPGGIPSHVAPETPGSIHEGGELGYSLSHAYGAAFDNPDLLVAAVVGDGEAETGPLATAWHSNKFLDPAQDGVVLPILHLNGYKIANPTVLARIPEEELFELMRGYGYTPYLVSGGFDGEDPRAVHERMAATLDDILDRIADIKAAAADGTLDGRPAWPMLILRTPKGWTCPKEIDGHPAENNWRAHQVPLADARDTEAHTRLLHDWMESYRPGELFDEAGAPLPVVMALAPDGEMRMSANPVANGGLLRKDLRLPDFRDYAVDVPSPGGSVSEATKVLGEWLRDVIRDNPDNFRIFGPDETASNRLSAVFERTDKQWNAELWPIDADNHLARAGRVLEVLSEHQCQGWLEGYLLTGRHGIINSYEAFVHIVDSMFNQHAKWLKTSRRIPWRRPISSLNYLLSSHVWRQDHNGASHQDPGFIDHVVNKKADVVRVYLPFDANTLLSTYDHCLRSVDYVNVVVAGKQPAPNWLTMDEAVEHCTRGIGLFDWAGTEVEGEEPDVVLAAAGDIPTLEVLAAASILRERVPSLRVRVVNVVDLMRLQTEGEHPHGLSDREYDAIFTTDKPVIFAYHGYPWLIHRLAYRRAGHDNLHVRGYIEEGTTTTPFDMVMLNNLDRYHLVIDVLDRVPGLGAREGGFRQEMQDARLRARAYTREFGEDIPEVAEWSWDGATDGTRLDDTGGDNA; the protein is encoded by the coding sequence GTGAACGACACCGACGCATCCGCCGCCCTCTGGGCCCGCCGAGCACGAACAGAGCTGTCCCCTGAAACCCTCGACCAGCTGGATGCGTGGTGGCGCGCCGCCAACTACCTGTCCGTGGGTCAGATCTACCTGCTGGACAACCCGCTGCTGCGCGCACCGTTGACACGCGACCACGTCAAACCGCGCCTGCTCGGCCATTGGGGCACTACGCCGGGGCTCAATTTCGTCTACGCACATCTCAACCGGGTCATCCGCGATCGTGCGCTGAACACCATCTACATCGCCGGACCCGGCCACGGCGGTCCGGGGATGGTCGCCAACGCCTACCTGGACGGCACCTACAGCGAGATCTACAACCGGATCGACCACACCGAAGACGGACTTCGGCGGCTGTTCCGGCAGTTCTCCTTCCCGGGCGGCATCCCCAGCCACGTGGCACCGGAGACCCCCGGTTCCATCCACGAGGGCGGAGAACTCGGCTACTCGCTGTCGCACGCGTACGGCGCGGCATTCGACAACCCCGACCTGCTGGTGGCGGCCGTCGTGGGAGACGGCGAGGCCGAGACCGGCCCGCTCGCGACGGCCTGGCATTCGAACAAGTTCCTGGACCCCGCCCAGGACGGCGTCGTGCTGCCGATCCTCCACCTCAACGGCTACAAGATCGCCAATCCGACGGTGCTGGCGCGCATTCCCGAAGAGGAGCTGTTCGAGCTCATGCGCGGCTACGGCTACACCCCGTATCTCGTGTCCGGCGGATTCGACGGCGAGGATCCCCGCGCCGTGCATGAACGGATGGCCGCAACCCTCGACGACATCCTGGACCGCATCGCAGACATCAAGGCCGCGGCCGCCGACGGCACGCTGGACGGACGGCCGGCATGGCCCATGCTCATCCTGCGCACCCCGAAGGGCTGGACCTGTCCGAAGGAGATCGACGGTCACCCGGCCGAGAACAACTGGCGCGCGCACCAGGTTCCGCTCGCCGATGCCCGCGACACCGAAGCGCACACCCGTCTCCTGCACGATTGGATGGAGTCGTACCGGCCGGGCGAACTCTTCGACGAGGCGGGCGCACCGCTGCCGGTCGTCATGGCCCTCGCGCCGGACGGCGAAATGCGGATGAGCGCCAACCCGGTCGCGAACGGCGGCCTCCTGCGGAAGGACCTGCGCCTGCCCGACTTCCGCGACTACGCGGTCGACGTCCCGTCGCCGGGTGGTTCCGTGAGCGAGGCGACGAAGGTCCTCGGCGAGTGGCTGCGCGACGTGATCCGGGACAACCCAGACAATTTTCGGATCTTCGGCCCGGACGAGACCGCATCCAATCGTCTCAGTGCCGTCTTCGAACGCACCGACAAGCAATGGAACGCGGAACTCTGGCCGATCGATGCGGACAACCATCTCGCGCGGGCCGGACGGGTGCTCGAGGTCCTCAGCGAGCATCAGTGCCAGGGCTGGCTGGAGGGGTACCTGCTCACCGGGCGGCACGGCATCATCAACTCGTACGAAGCGTTCGTGCACATCGTCGATTCGATGTTCAACCAGCACGCCAAATGGCTGAAGACATCGCGGCGGATCCCGTGGCGACGCCCGATCTCGTCACTGAACTACCTGCTCAGCTCTCACGTCTGGCGGCAGGACCACAACGGCGCCTCGCACCAGGACCCCGGCTTCATCGACCATGTGGTCAACAAGAAGGCGGACGTGGTGCGGGTGTACCTGCCGTTCGACGCCAACACGCTCCTGTCGACGTACGACCACTGCCTGCGATCGGTCGACTACGTGAACGTCGTGGTCGCGGGCAAGCAGCCTGCACCGAACTGGCTGACGATGGATGAGGCCGTCGAGCACTGCACACGCGGGATCGGCCTGTTCGACTGGGCGGGTACGGAGGTCGAAGGCGAAGAGCCGGATGTCGTCCTCGCCGCTGCGGGGGACATCCCGACTCTCGAGGTGCTCGCCGCAGCATCGATCCTCCGCGAACGTGTGCCGTCGTTGCGCGTCCGGGTCGTCAACGTCGTCGACCTGATGCGCCTGCAGACCGAGGGCGAGCATCCGCACGGCCTCAGCGACCGCGAGTACGACGCCATCTTCACCACCGACAAACCGGTCATCTTCGCGTATCACGGCTACCCCTGGCTGATCCATCGCCTGGCCTACCGTCGTGCCGGCCACGACAACCTGCACGTCCGCGGCTACATCGAGGAGGGCACCACCACCACGCCGTTCGACATGGTCATGCTCAACAACCTGGACCGGTATCACCTGGTCATCGACGTGCTCGACCGGGTTCCCGGCCTCGGAGCACGCGAGGGCGGGTTCCGGCAGGAGATGCAGGATGCGCGACTTCGGGCTCGCGCCTACACCCGCGAGTTCGGGGAGGACATCCCCGAGGTGGCCGAGTGGTCCTGGGATGGCGCGACCGATGGGACCCGGCTGGACGACACCGGCGGCGACAACGCGTAG
- a CDS encoding SGNH/GDSL hydrolase family protein — MFSSYIAIGDSFTEGVGDELPDGRTRGWADFVAVGLAAASPEPVLYANLAIRGRKLAPLLSEQLSPAIAQLPQVISLNGGGNDIMRPKVSMQSVVTMLESAANSVTEAGIHMLMLSGANPSRHLPLGAVMRKRGDELDSAVRALFPRANMTFVDNWADEGLGDIRYWSSDKLHLNALGHARVASNVLTALRVPVPAEWGVEEVANAPGGPRSRNTVAYYREYVLPWIGRRLTGRSSGDGRTAKIPTLTPVDPATTPPL, encoded by the coding sequence ATGTTCAGTAGTTACATCGCGATCGGCGACAGCTTCACCGAGGGGGTCGGAGACGAGCTTCCCGATGGCCGGACCCGCGGATGGGCGGATTTCGTGGCGGTCGGTCTCGCCGCCGCCTCGCCAGAACCGGTGCTGTACGCGAACCTCGCGATCCGCGGCCGCAAGCTGGCGCCGCTCCTGTCGGAGCAGTTGTCGCCCGCGATCGCCCAGCTCCCCCAGGTGATCAGCCTGAACGGCGGCGGGAACGACATCATGCGGCCGAAGGTCTCGATGCAGTCGGTGGTGACCATGCTGGAGTCAGCAGCGAACTCGGTCACTGAGGCGGGCATCCACATGCTCATGCTGAGCGGCGCGAACCCCAGCAGGCATCTGCCACTCGGAGCGGTGATGCGCAAGCGCGGCGATGAACTCGACTCGGCGGTCCGTGCGCTCTTTCCGCGTGCGAACATGACGTTCGTCGACAACTGGGCGGATGAGGGCCTCGGCGACATTCGATACTGGTCGTCCGACAAGCTCCACCTGAATGCCCTCGGTCACGCCCGCGTCGCAAGCAACGTGCTCACTGCGCTCCGCGTCCCCGTTCCGGCCGAATGGGGCGTCGAGGAGGTCGCGAACGCTCCGGGAGGCCCGCGCTCGCGCAACACTGTCGCCTACTACCGCGAGTATGTGCTCCCCTGGATCGGCCGCCGCCTCACCGGGCGATCCTCCGGCGACGGACGGACCGCGAAGATCCCCACGCTGACGCCGGTCGACCCGGCGACGACTCCCCCGCTCTGA
- a CDS encoding RidA family protein, translating into MATIERIRPAGLVVSPAFSHVAVVPPGATTIYVGGQNAVDETGALVGEDDVAAQATRALSNAVTALRAVDATVDDVVQWTVLFVDGVDLRAAYGAIAGELASDGPPLVLGARVAGLGVPGALVEVSAIAAVLR; encoded by the coding sequence ATGGCAACTATCGAACGCATCCGCCCTGCCGGACTCGTTGTGAGCCCGGCCTTCAGCCACGTCGCCGTTGTTCCACCCGGCGCGACGACGATCTACGTGGGTGGACAGAATGCCGTCGACGAGACGGGCGCGCTCGTCGGTGAAGACGACGTGGCAGCGCAGGCGACACGTGCACTCAGCAATGCCGTGACCGCGCTTCGAGCGGTCGACGCGACGGTTGATGACGTCGTGCAGTGGACAGTATTGTTCGTCGACGGGGTCGACCTCCGTGCTGCGTACGGAGCGATCGCAGGCGAACTCGCCTCCGACGGGCCCCCGCTGGTGTTGGGTGCGCGAGTCGCCGGACTCGGGGTGCCGGGCGCACTCGTGGAGGTCAGCGCCATCGCCGCCGTCCTGCGCTGA
- a CDS encoding alpha/beta fold hydrolase, translating into MSIHIAGSSAPTSGNIVYPLVTNPSSLGLERVVVPTALGDVVVYRSPGTASEAMVLLHGAAGSWTTWTPMLRAAGRGRLSGLVIPDLPGWGDSLGPESGLGAVDAESLAAAVVEVVRACGYDSWRVLGHSLGGFVALELAAQRPKETTEVLLVSPTTLGARGDRICAVQAWAAYPALFALLQGMRMLSVLGRAGCAAVRLLNRVGLLRLLTTPLFAPGRRVDASVVDALAVEVRPAAFARALRCARRYDAVGRWGRIECPVVSVHGDRDVFTGRNDDARLRCVIPRFTVAVLPATGHFGQIERPLLVLAELGL; encoded by the coding sequence GTGAGCATCCATATCGCAGGTTCGTCGGCGCCCACTTCGGGCAACATCGTGTATCCGCTCGTGACCAACCCGTCCTCGCTCGGTCTCGAGCGCGTGGTGGTGCCGACGGCTCTCGGTGACGTGGTCGTGTATCGCAGCCCTGGGACCGCATCCGAGGCGATGGTGCTGCTCCACGGCGCGGCCGGCAGTTGGACGACCTGGACACCGATGCTGCGGGCGGCGGGCCGGGGGCGGCTTTCCGGCCTCGTCATCCCCGATCTGCCCGGCTGGGGTGATTCGCTCGGGCCCGAATCGGGTCTGGGCGCGGTGGACGCGGAGAGCCTCGCCGCCGCCGTCGTCGAGGTGGTCCGGGCGTGCGGCTACGACAGCTGGCGCGTTCTCGGGCACTCGCTCGGCGGGTTCGTCGCGCTGGAACTCGCCGCACAGCGACCGAAGGAGACGACTGAGGTCCTGCTGGTGTCACCGACCACTCTCGGCGCGCGGGGTGACCGGATCTGCGCAGTTCAGGCCTGGGCAGCCTACCCGGCGTTGTTCGCGCTGCTGCAGGGGATGCGGATGCTCTCTGTGCTCGGTCGCGCAGGCTGCGCGGCGGTGCGCCTGCTCAATCGGGTCGGCCTTCTCCGCCTGCTCACCACTCCCCTGTTCGCGCCCGGCCGGCGCGTCGATGCCTCCGTAGTGGATGCCCTCGCCGTCGAGGTCAGACCAGCGGCGTTCGCGCGGGCCCTGCGTTGTGCGCGCCGGTACGACGCGGTCGGGCGCTGGGGACGGATCGAGTGCCCGGTCGTCAGCGTTCATGGTGACCGGGATGTGTTCACCGGCCGCAACGACGACGCACGCCTGCGCTGTGTCATTCCGCGCTTCACGGTCGCTGTGCTCCCGGCGACGGGACACTTCGGCCAGATCGAACGCCCTCTGCTCGTGCTCGCGGAACTCGGGCTCTGA